In Methanobacterium paludis, the following proteins share a genomic window:
- a CDS encoding DUF2108 domain-containing protein: MYPVLDLINITTVSAAVAFIGAAGIIMLPKPIDKVIMFALLQGGFIGMVVAAKYLDVAMVAAIFDPVSTVIFLIAIIKLNEIREKKQKSQEEGVIA, encoded by the coding sequence ATGTATCCCGTTCTAGATCTCATAAATATAACAACAGTATCTGCAGCTGTTGCATTCATTGGAGCAGCAGGCATAATAATGCTTCCAAAACCTATTGATAAAGTCATAATGTTTGCACTTCTTCAAGGAGGATTTATAGGTATGGTGGTAGCTGCAAAATACCTCGATGTTGCAATGGTGGCCGCAATATTTGACCCAGTTTCAACTGTTATTTTCTTAATAGCAATCATAAAATTGAATGAAATTAGAGAGAAAAAACAAAAATCCCAGGAGGAAGGGGTCATTGCTTGA
- a CDS encoding EhaE family protein: MLDLYIWFYTGCALVIIGCLGTVIGPGVKDPIIRTLNTEIPAVGVSMIFLTYNDTIALLTYIAATVLITMVLLRAVVRLEEMGAEL; encoded by the coding sequence TTGCTTGATTTATATATATGGTTCTATACAGGCTGTGCCCTTGTCATCATAGGATGTTTAGGTACAGTTATAGGTCCTGGGGTAAAAGATCCAATAATAAGAACTTTAAACACAGAAATACCTGCTGTGGGTGTATCCATGATATTTTTGACCTACAACGATACAATTGCACTTTTAACTTACATCGCAGCCACAGTTCTAATAACAATGGTTCTTTTAAGGGCTGTTGTAAGGCTTGAAGAGATGGGGGCAGAACTTTGA
- a CDS encoding EhaF family protein: MKSLGRIWNSLANPKSIPRVYAAILGIILIAGFIIPLALNDQQLYPKPAPQSEVAAQNPLAPYDRGGTPFVEKGTVKAQYPQFSPAIGQVTAYLSPIAIWVKSTTRYFGTSIYSSPGGLIDEILYYTRGFDTVLESTILMMAFTIASWVAIHFTMRREED; encoded by the coding sequence TTGAAGAGTCTGGGCAGAATTTGGAACTCTCTTGCGAATCCAAAAAGTATTCCAAGAGTTTATGCTGCAATTTTGGGAATCATCCTTATTGCAGGATTCATAATACCTCTTGCACTTAACGATCAGCAATTATACCCGAAACCAGCTCCACAATCAGAGGTAGCTGCTCAAAACCCGCTGGCACCTTATGATAGGGGAGGAACTCCTTTTGTTGAGAAAGGAACTGTAAAAGCGCAGTACCCTCAATTTTCACCTGCAATAGGACAAGTAACAGCTTATCTATCTCCTATAGCAATATGGGTGAAAAGTACAACACGTTACTTTGGTACATCCATTTATTCATCTCCTGGTGGTTTAATAGATGAGATCTTATACTACACACGTGGATTCGACACAGTTCTTGAGTCAACCATACTGATGATGGCGTTCACCATAGCATCATGGGTTGCAATCCACTTCACAATGAGGAGGGAAGAAGATTGA
- a CDS encoding EhaG family protein — protein sequence MGCNPLHNEEGRRLIVPDVVSPLVVAIYTPAIIVGLIAALIGLLGISFEKNDLQVLILTDLVGIAMLIIVAAVGTDLAESLILPGLVVELAEILAISEILMSREMRKIGKPVALIPFPMHFDMEILDTAPVFIAIMLITFGAFQSGFTGGAVAGGGILFYVISRVIRGVPKGLWEGIAGASGIAWCLWLAGFMVFFVFPQYWLLALFLAAFGVFIKVTFKAGLIGVIGREEFKKE from the coding sequence ATGGGTTGCAATCCACTTCACAATGAGGAGGGAAGAAGATTGATAGTTCCAGATGTTGTATCGCCCCTTGTGGTTGCAATTTACACACCTGCAATAATAGTTGGTCTAATTGCAGCTTTGATAGGTCTTTTAGGAATATCATTCGAGAAAAATGACCTGCAAGTTCTTATATTAACAGATCTTGTTGGTATAGCAATGCTGATCATTGTTGCTGCTGTTGGAACCGACCTTGCAGAATCATTAATATTACCTGGCTTGGTTGTTGAACTGGCAGAGATACTTGCGATATCAGAGATACTTATGAGCAGAGAGATGAGAAAGATCGGGAAACCCGTTGCACTTATACCATTTCCAATGCACTTCGATATGGAGATTCTGGATACGGCCCCTGTGTTCATTGCTATAATGTTAATTACATTCGGAGCATTTCAGAGTGGATTTACTGGAGGAGCAGTTGCAGGTGGAGGAATACTTTTCTACGTGATTTCAAGAGTAATAAGGGGAGTTCCAAAAGGTTTGTGGGAAGGTATTGCTGGAGCATCGGGTATAGCATGGTGCTTATGGCTTGCAGGATTCATGGTGTTCTTTGTATTCCCCCAGTACTGGTTACTGGCATTGTTCCTCGCAGCCTTTGGAGTGTTTATAAAAGTTACATTTAAAGCAGGACTCATCGGTGTTATAGGCAGAGAAGAATTCAAGAAGGAGTAA
- a CDS encoding proton-conducting transporter transmembrane domain-containing protein, with product MDVSILGGLGGQLLGIIPLGDIVLYFTPFNLFMCASALAFTALIAISQTESQVEAEFGSLRDREVKVGKEEFKIRRFLAIVCGLATAGAMITGDLFDFTLFVCLIGIVNIGIVGAVKQVDVLDAAFQYGLIAMMASLPLFGGAALVLASTGTISLLQIVQLPYTTPMMVLGSILVFLGVAGESGVAPFFATKAEMFRTPGSPFLLIIHLSSLLVIVRMIEILLIINKPF from the coding sequence ATGGACGTATCAATACTTGGCGGACTGGGCGGACAATTACTGGGTATAATACCCTTAGGGGATATTGTACTCTACTTCACCCCATTCAACCTTTTCATGTGTGCCAGTGCACTAGCATTTACAGCTTTAATAGCAATCAGCCAAACAGAATCCCAGGTAGAAGCAGAATTTGGTTCATTGAGGGACAGAGAAGTTAAGGTTGGTAAGGAAGAGTTTAAAATAAGGAGGTTTCTTGCAATAGTATGCGGTCTTGCAACTGCAGGAGCAATGATAACTGGAGACCTATTTGATTTCACACTCTTTGTTTGTTTAATAGGTATAGTAAACATTGGTATAGTCGGAGCAGTTAAACAGGTTGATGTCCTTGATGCTGCATTCCAGTACGGATTGATTGCAATGATGGCATCTTTACCACTTTTTGGAGGAGCTGCCCTTGTTTTAGCTTCAACAGGAACAATAAGTCTGCTTCAAATAGTCCAACTCCCATACACAACACCGATGATGGTTTTAGGTTCGATTCTGGTATTTTTAGGTGTTGCAGGGGAGTCAGGTGTTGCACCGTTTTTTGCAACTAAAGCAGAGATGTTCAGGACTCCAGGTTCTCCTTTCCTTCTTATAATACACTTAAGTTCACTTCTAGTGATTGTTCGAATGATTGAGATACTTTTGATTATTAATAAACCGTTTTAA
- a CDS encoding respiratory chain complex I subunit 1 family protein, translating to MNLMANILLNVIIAFLVGSILFGLQRKIMARIQMRPGPPIIQHLLHTLKFFIKESAFPKTAAMPFYIAITAMLSFIWVAAVIVGPVMGGSLLLIFAIYAIHKIVEHNAGSSSGSPYGKLSCVRAVFSAAAELPLFAVLIIIYLKTGTMSISGIIGYQSIHGALIYSLPLAAAMFFVLILSKAHYSPFAITKGKDIISGYETEHFGLLRGYLMISESIAWYMLLWVFLTVFFGALNPIGYLVGMVVMTAVTAFICATSPLLNPNHSIMMQTTFAFVGIVGSVLLLIY from the coding sequence ATGAATCTAATGGCAAACATCCTTTTAAACGTTATTATTGCATTTTTAGTAGGAAGTATCCTTTTCGGACTTCAAAGAAAAATAATGGCAAGGATACAGATGAGGCCAGGCCCCCCAATAATCCAGCACCTTCTGCACACGCTCAAATTCTTCATCAAAGAATCAGCATTCCCAAAAACAGCAGCAATGCCATTTTACATAGCAATAACAGCTATGTTATCATTTATATGGGTTGCTGCAGTTATAGTTGGTCCCGTTATGGGAGGATCACTGTTATTAATATTTGCAATTTACGCAATCCACAAGATAGTTGAGCACAACGCAGGATCTTCATCAGGATCACCCTATGGTAAACTTAGCTGTGTCAGGGCAGTTTTTTCAGCAGCAGCTGAACTACCACTGTTTGCAGTTCTCATAATAATCTACCTTAAAACAGGCACCATGTCCATCAGCGGCATTATTGGCTACCAATCCATTCACGGGGCATTAATTTACAGTCTACCACTTGCAGCAGCCATGTTCTTTGTCCTAATACTTTCAAAGGCACATTACTCCCCATTTGCAATAACCAAAGGAAAAGACATAATATCCGGATATGAAACGGAGCACTTCGGTCTTTTAAGGGGTTACCTTATGATCTCAGAGTCCATAGCATGGTACATGCTTTTATGGGTGTTTCTGACAGTATTCTTTGGTGCACTTAATCCTATAGGTTACTTAGTTGGAATGGTGGTTATGACGGCAGTTACAGCATTTATATGTGCCACATCACCACTTTTAAACCCAAATCATTCCATAATGATGCAGACAACCTTTGCATTTGTGGGAATCGTAGGTTCAGTATTGTTGTTAATCTACTAA
- a CDS encoding DUF2104 domain-containing protein: MSQTLYLLYIISFVVGSIAGLVLSYKKYSAPFVAQNVDIVALVLAIVGWVLALNSQLITAVPSYISITVGIFLIALVLGMRPGYGRYETFTGFVVAGLIWILRTVIL, translated from the coding sequence ATGAGTCAAACGCTTTATCTATTGTACATAATTTCATTTGTAGTTGGATCAATTGCTGGTCTTGTATTAAGTTATAAAAAGTACAGCGCACCTTTTGTAGCCCAAAATGTGGATATTGTAGCTCTTGTACTTGCCATAGTAGGTTGGGTACTTGCACTCAACAGCCAGCTTATAACGGCGGTCCCTTCATACATCTCAATAACGGTGGGAATATTCTTAATAGCATTGGTGCTTGGAATGAGGCCGGGATATGGAAGATATGAAACATTTACAGGATTTGTAGTAGCAGGTCTTATATGGATTTTAAGGACGGTTATCTTATGA
- a CDS encoding DUF1959 domain-containing protein, translating into MDFKDGYLMNDDLKNGKGDLNKDDLNNQNNQSQNQKVRDKLNKERREDETLKIMKMRIITSYRWYEDVVLPLSAEFGISPEEFEDILIKKLDMASLDALHPRFESAKPRCIKERIHADLRLCWISDVMNLLTEDETENITNKIVNEVLKENKSYDEAIKDGRKDLLEFLMR; encoded by the coding sequence ATGGATTTTAAGGACGGTTATCTTATGAATGATGATCTTAAAAACGGTAAAGGCGATCTTAATAAAGATGATCTTAACAATCAGAATAACCAAAGTCAAAATCAAAAAGTTAGAGATAAATTGAATAAAGAGAGAAGAGAAGATGAAACTCTCAAAATCATGAAAATGAGGATAATTACAAGTTACAGATGGTATGAAGATGTTGTGCTTCCTTTATCAGCTGAATTTGGAATTTCACCTGAAGAATTTGAAGATATTCTCATAAAAAAGTTGGATATGGCAAGTCTTGACGCATTACACCCTCGATTTGAATCCGCAAAACCAAGATGTATTAAAGAAAGAATACATGCTGATTTAAGGCTTTGTTGGATTTCTGATGTAATGAACCTTCTCACAGAAGACGAAACAGAAAATATAACAAATAAAATTGTAAATGAGGTTCTTAAAGAAAATAAATCTTATGACGAAGCAATAAAAGATGGTAGGAAAGATTTATTAGAATTTTTGATGAGGTAA
- a CDS encoding NADH-quinone oxidoreductase subunit B family protein, protein MVKSLKDIIRSSSIHVCLVNTGGCNGCDIEVVALMSPRYDIEQYGIYVHQNPREADVILVTGAMAEQWRDKLQRIYAKAPEPKVVVAIGNCPLSGDVFNQEGSSIYSPVSDFIPVDAEIPGCPPRPSEILQAILSVAPGAIAARGRQKE, encoded by the coding sequence ATGGTAAAGTCGCTTAAAGACATTATACGGAGCAGTTCAATACATGTTTGCCTTGTAAACACAGGCGGATGTAATGGTTGCGATATTGAAGTCGTGGCCCTCATGTCACCGCGCTACGATATTGAGCAGTACGGTATTTATGTGCACCAGAACCCAAGGGAAGCTGATGTCATACTGGTTACAGGAGCCATGGCCGAGCAGTGGAGAGACAAACTCCAGAGAATTTATGCCAAAGCACCCGAACCTAAAGTAGTGGTTGCAATAGGAAACTGTCCACTTTCGGGGGATGTGTTTAACCAGGAGGGCAGCAGCATATACTCTCCAGTATCAGATTTCATACCTGTTGATGCTGAAATTCCAGGATGCCCACCGAGGCCATCTGAGATTCTACAAGCAATTTTGAGCGTTGCACCAGGTGCAATAGCAGCCAGAGGGAGGCAAAAAGAATGA
- a CDS encoding hydrogenase large subunit → MILPIGPIHPALKEPIRLKLKTQGEKVLHAEIDYGYVHRGIERIMQGKTWQKGIYLSERVCGICSYIHTQTFAETFEKIAGERVPPRAQYLRVLTNELDRIQSHLIANSTYFKALEHETLFMNMLALREPVMDAIELLTGNRVNMGWNVVGGVRMDVKQSHLDSIMKIMTGLESDYDRYVEMFEHGPLLGLRSKDVGKMSKEDAIKGRAVGPIGRASGLKHDCREDHPTYQDNIDFKVIWRKEGDNFARTMNRFDEVTESIKIIKQVIENLPEGDIRKKIDLKPGYADWRNEAPRGEVSYFMETNGNLIKNVSIRTPSIMNIDACAKYMLDDVATVADAVATYTSCDPCIACAERVVIMDESGTTKNYHGVHNIKLAPQLKASEISAEISTTNQAPEINHKAINNTDPDHKIKNHKKSPKIKR, encoded by the coding sequence ATGATACTTCCAATAGGACCAATACATCCTGCACTTAAAGAACCTATCCGTTTAAAGCTTAAAACGCAGGGAGAAAAGGTTTTGCACGCTGAAATTGATTACGGTTATGTTCACAGGGGAATAGAAAGGATAATGCAGGGTAAAACCTGGCAGAAGGGTATTTACCTATCAGAAAGGGTTTGTGGAATATGTTCATACATTCACACACAGACCTTTGCAGAAACCTTTGAGAAAATAGCAGGAGAACGAGTCCCACCACGTGCCCAATATTTAAGAGTACTGACAAACGAACTTGACAGGATTCAAAGTCATTTAATTGCCAACTCAACCTATTTCAAGGCATTGGAACACGAAACACTTTTCATGAACATGTTAGCACTCAGAGAACCTGTAATGGATGCAATTGAACTTTTAACAGGTAACAGAGTCAACATGGGCTGGAACGTTGTTGGTGGAGTACGTATGGATGTTAAACAATCTCACCTGGACTCAATAATGAAGATAATGACGGGTCTGGAATCAGACTATGACAGGTATGTAGAAATGTTCGAACACGGCCCACTTTTAGGTTTAAGATCGAAGGATGTTGGAAAAATGTCCAAGGAAGATGCAATCAAAGGCAGGGCAGTCGGACCAATAGGAAGAGCTTCAGGACTCAAACACGACTGTAGAGAGGACCACCCCACCTATCAGGATAACATTGATTTCAAGGTTATCTGGAGAAAAGAAGGGGATAACTTTGCACGTACAATGAACAGGTTCGATGAGGTAACTGAATCAATTAAAATTATAAAACAGGTTATAGAAAACCTTCCAGAGGGAGATATCCGTAAAAAGATTGATTTAAAGCCAGGGTACGCAGACTGGAGAAACGAAGCACCAAGAGGTGAAGTTTCCTACTTTATGGAAACCAATGGAAATCTCATAAAAAACGTTTCAATACGAACACCTAGCATAATGAACATAGATGCGTGCGCAAAATACATGTTAGATGATGTTGCAACGGTAGCAGATGCAGTTGCAACTTATACCAGCTGTGATCCATGTATAGCATGTGCAGAAAGGGTTGTAATCATGGATGAATCCGGCACAACCAAAAACTATCACGGTGTCCACAACATAAAATTGGCTCCTCAATTAAAGGCTAGTGAAATATCTGCTGAAATATCCACAACAAATCAAGCCCCTGAGATAAATCATAAAGCCATTAATAACACTGACCCCGATCATAAAATAAAAAACCATAAAAAAAGCCCTAAAATAAAAAGATGA
- a CDS encoding 4Fe-4S binding protein, whose translation MSSVIWYLYEFARKSWAEKFAAAKTDPEIMETPSRFRNFPKVHKEYCISCGACTAACPAPMAIKLVRDGDSSDGEGSAYPVINNRGCIRCGFCAEVCPTDPKTLTCGENHLIREEFTIVPVDKMLVIDDYLCIRCKKCMESCKIDGAIVEEDNKIAIDQTKCIACGDCLKTCPVKGAIKGIHIANVEEQKTVINLIVNTLEERIDIEQEKIKDLGPGKVLSIDMPVDELAVKAREIIPDDDLVTDLIEKMTDRLKLRIVTWDKEKCKNCRLCVDECPSGAITYDEEKGVQRNKDKCLRCSICYQTCPFGVAGFYIARFLLDKMDKTALDDYVIHITLKASQLPIRS comes from the coding sequence ATGTCCTCAGTAATATGGTATTTATACGAATTTGCAAGAAAATCGTGGGCTGAGAAATTTGCAGCCGCCAAGACGGATCCGGAAATAATGGAGACCCCGTCAAGGTTTAGAAACTTCCCTAAAGTTCATAAAGAGTATTGTATCTCATGTGGAGCTTGCACAGCAGCGTGCCCTGCCCCAATGGCTATAAAACTTGTGAGAGACGGGGATAGCTCTGATGGAGAAGGTAGCGCATATCCAGTTATAAATAACAGGGGTTGTATAAGGTGCGGTTTCTGTGCTGAAGTATGCCCTACAGACCCTAAAACTTTAACATGCGGTGAGAACCACCTTATTCGGGAAGAGTTTACCATAGTTCCCGTGGATAAAATGCTTGTAATTGATGATTATTTATGTATTCGCTGCAAGAAGTGCATGGAATCCTGTAAAATCGACGGTGCCATAGTTGAAGAAGACAACAAAATCGCGATAGATCAAACCAAGTGCATTGCCTGCGGGGACTGCCTTAAAACATGTCCTGTTAAAGGTGCTATAAAAGGGATACACATAGCAAATGTTGAGGAACAAAAAACCGTCATTAACTTGATTGTAAACACTCTTGAAGAGAGAATAGATATTGAACAGGAAAAAATAAAGGATCTTGGTCCGGGAAAGGTCTTAAGTATTGATATGCCCGTGGATGAACTCGCTGTTAAAGCACGTGAAATAATTCCCGACGATGATCTGGTAACAGATCTGATTGAGAAAATGACTGATAGACTCAAATTAAGGATCGTTACATGGGACAAGGAAAAATGTAAAAACTGCAGGCTATGCGTTGATGAGTGTCCTTCAGGAGCAATAACCTACGATGAGGAGAAAGGAGTTCAAAGAAACAAAGATAAATGCCTCAGATGCAGTATATGTTATCAAACATGTCCATTTGGTGTTGCAGGTTTTTATATTGCAAGGTTCCTCCTGGACAAAATGGATAAAACTGCCCTTGATGATTATGTGATCCATATAACTCTGAAAGCGTCACAGTTACCTATAAGGAGTTGA
- a CDS encoding 4Fe-4S binding protein — translation MSTTANNSKVKSKSNHPKKSYKPLREIEVEYEVDKSKCEICKERPCLKSCPVDALHEIQPDKHIELDDKCVGCVLCREACPYDAIKMETTLSEPVRENVPNINPKLCRRCGACVAACRTGAIQLISTGGEEAHSVIDEDKCVRCGYCSRVCPTEAIKYGEIMPRSVVGGKAIIVDQKNCIGCMTCTRVCPSKGAINVGKVSKLPFINPAYCARCEECMNVCPSTAIRYSSRKRAYKNFNKIKTMEIVSELLEKETDKLSKDAVKINGILNRIARDMSFKHDEKEFAEDVTELIKHEIEDMVDASIEVEDIQDIIGGTTPKREITVVEDNCIGCSACIDECPVNCIELEMPSPVHISEECVYCGKCVDVCQFGAISLLEEFFDTEDDKIFFIRHELQGPRTGELVYDKEACQACGVCVNKCPVNALSLENNEIIVDNDKCILCGECEVICLVNAVKLKLEKN, via the coding sequence ATCTCTACAACTGCAAATAACTCTAAAGTAAAATCTAAATCAAATCACCCTAAAAAATCTTACAAACCTCTAAGGGAAATTGAAGTTGAATACGAGGTAGACAAATCAAAATGTGAGATCTGTAAGGAGAGGCCATGTCTTAAATCATGTCCAGTGGATGCTTTGCATGAAATACAGCCTGACAAGCACATAGAACTTGATGATAAATGTGTTGGATGTGTACTCTGCAGAGAAGCCTGTCCATATGATGCAATAAAAATGGAAACGACTTTATCAGAGCCTGTAAGGGAAAATGTACCTAATATAAATCCAAAACTCTGCAGAAGATGCGGGGCATGTGTGGCCGCATGTAGGACCGGTGCGATACAGCTCATATCAACGGGTGGTGAAGAAGCCCACAGTGTTATAGATGAAGATAAATGTGTCAGATGCGGTTACTGTTCACGTGTATGTCCAACTGAGGCCATAAAATACGGAGAAATAATGCCAAGATCCGTTGTTGGGGGTAAAGCCATTATAGTTGACCAGAAAAACTGCATAGGCTGTATGACGTGCACGAGGGTCTGTCCATCCAAAGGAGCTATAAATGTGGGTAAAGTTAGTAAGCTACCATTCATAAATCCTGCATACTGTGCAAGATGCGAAGAATGTATGAATGTATGTCCATCCACTGCTATAAGGTACTCATCGAGGAAAAGAGCATATAAAAATTTCAATAAAATAAAAACAATGGAAATTGTGTCTGAACTTCTTGAAAAAGAAACAGATAAACTTTCAAAGGATGCTGTTAAAATTAATGGCATTTTGAACAGGATAGCACGTGATATGAGCTTTAAACACGATGAAAAAGAATTTGCAGAGGATGTAACAGAGCTTATAAAGCACGAAATTGAAGATATGGTTGATGCATCCATTGAAGTAGAAGATATTCAGGACATAATTGGTGGAACAACTCCGAAAAGAGAAATAACCGTTGTTGAAGATAACTGCATAGGGTGCAGCGCATGTATTGATGAGTGTCCAGTTAACTGCATAGAACTTGAAATGCCATCTCCAGTACATATAAGTGAAGAATGTGTATACTGTGGAAAATGCGTTGATGTATGCCAATTTGGAGCCATAAGTCTTTTGGAGGAATTTTTTGACACAGAAGATGATAAAATATTCTTCATAAGACATGAACTTCAAGGCCCACGCACTGGCGAACTGGTTTATGATAAAGAAGCATGTCAGGCATGCGGGGTGTGTGTAAACAAGTGTCCAGTAAATGCTTTAAGTCTTGAAAATAACGAAATAATTGTTGATAATGACAAATGTATTTTATGTGGTGAATGTGAGGTAATATGCCTTGTAAATGCAGTTAAGTTAAAACTAGAAAAAAATTAG
- a CDS encoding formylmethanofuran--tetrahydromethanopterin N-formyltransferase: protein MKDMKQFESNESKIEDTYCEAFAGLCCRVIVTADDNETLQRAAYDATSTPGTVIGRVEGGIESWLGEDETPDGRKGVILQFWYGKNDLTKFEVELSYRIRQDILVKPFTSLFDASVNPAGKIGTMKQVGHCGDGYEWEEELYGRQMIVVPIAIPDFKIESQLGYMNGVMGANFWYMCSTKEAVLEAGRSALKAIEEVEGVIAPFDICSAASKPETNYPWIGPTTNHPYCPSLKEKLGEVSMVPEDVKYVPEIVINGLNLEAVKEGTKVAIEALMNFDDVLKVSAGNYEGKLGDYKIYLKELFK from the coding sequence ATGAAAGATATGAAACAATTTGAATCTAACGAATCTAAAATTGAAGACACCTACTGCGAAGCATTTGCAGGACTATGCTGCAGAGTAATTGTAACAGCTGATGATAACGAAACTCTCCAAAGAGCAGCTTATGACGCCACATCTACACCTGGAACCGTTATTGGGAGGGTTGAAGGGGGCATAGAATCATGGTTGGGGGAAGATGAAACCCCTGACGGTAGAAAAGGTGTTATATTACAATTCTGGTATGGTAAAAATGATCTCACCAAATTTGAGGTTGAACTATCCTACAGAATAAGGCAAGACATACTTGTAAAACCATTCACAAGTCTATTTGATGCTTCAGTAAATCCTGCTGGAAAAATTGGAACAATGAAACAGGTTGGGCACTGTGGAGATGGTTATGAATGGGAAGAAGAATTATACGGGCGACAAATGATTGTGGTACCCATAGCTATTCCTGATTTTAAGATAGAAAGTCAGCTGGGTTATATGAATGGTGTGATGGGTGCAAATTTCTGGTACATGTGCAGTACCAAGGAAGCTGTACTTGAAGCTGGGAGATCTGCATTGAAGGCAATAGAAGAAGTTGAAGGTGTAATAGCACCATTTGATATCTGTTCTGCAGCTTCAAAACCTGAAACCAACTACCCCTGGATAGGTCCTACAACCAACCATCCTTACTGTCCATCATTAAAAGAAAAACTTGGTGAAGTTTCTATGGTTCCAGAAGATGTTAAGTATGTCCCTGAAATAGTTATAAATGGTTTGAATCTTGAAGCTGTTAAAGAGGGGACTAAAGTTGCTATTGAAGCTTTGATGAATTTTGATGATGTTTTAAAGGTTTCAGCAGGAAACTATGAAGGAAAACTTGGGGATTATAAGATCTATCTAAAAGAGCTGTTCAAATGA
- a CDS encoding carbohydrate kinase family protein — protein MSFDVVGFGALNVDKLYNVNKIAHEDEESYITGLSESCGGSAANTIVGLSRLGLNTGFIGKVASDREGTLLLKNLEDENVDTDGVILESDGRSGVVSGFVDRDGQRALYVDPGVNDLIEQDEVQTGYVTGSKVLHMASFVGKFEDKSIKAQKTFLKRIPDDISVSIDPGRLYAERGMDFLEKFLEKTNIILINEAELNLLTEEKYRGNYKGNKTCENGSKILLDYGIDIIAVKRGDKGVYVTDGCRSYFMDAFKVQCVDTTGAGDAFNAGFLYGLINGENIEKSALIGNFVASKCVEECGATDGLPDVYGIAGLVTGFK, from the coding sequence ATGAGTTTTGATGTTGTGGGATTTGGGGCTCTGAATGTTGACAAATTATACAATGTGAACAAAATAGCCCATGAAGATGAAGAGTCTTACATAACAGGTTTAAGCGAGTCGTGTGGGGGTTCTGCAGCAAATACAATTGTAGGACTTTCAAGATTAGGTTTAAACACGGGCTTCATTGGTAAAGTTGCATCAGACCGTGAAGGAACTCTTTTACTTAAAAATCTTGAAGATGAAAACGTTGACACAGATGGTGTGATTTTAGAATCTGATGGACGAAGCGGAGTTGTCAGCGGATTTGTTGATAGAGATGGTCAAAGGGCGTTGTACGTTGATCCCGGTGTCAATGATTTAATTGAACAGGATGAAGTCCAAACTGGTTATGTTACAGGTTCAAAGGTCCTTCATATGGCATCATTTGTTGGAAAATTTGAAGATAAATCCATAAAAGCCCAGAAAACCTTTTTAAAAAGAATTCCTGATGATATATCTGTGAGCATTGACCCCGGACGTTTATATGCTGAAAGAGGGATGGATTTTCTCGAAAAATTTCTTGAGAAGACAAATATTATTCTTATAAATGAGGCTGAGTTGAATCTTTTAACAGAGGAAAAATATAGGGGAAACTATAAAGGGAATAAAACCTGTGAAAATGGAAGTAAAATTCTTTTAGACTATGGAATAGATATAATTGCAGTTAAACGTGGGGATAAAGGCGTATATGTTACTGACGGTTGCCGCTCCTATTTTATGGATGCATTCAAAGTTCAATGTGTGGATACAACTGGTGCAGGTGATGCATTCAATGCAGGATTCCTTTATGGACTTATAAACGGGGAGAACATTGAAAAATCTGCTTTAATCGGTAATTTTGTAGCATCAAAATGTGTTGAAGAATGCGGTGCAACAGATGGTCTTCCTGATGTTTATGGAATTGCAGGATTAGTTACTGGTTTTAAGTAA